One Brassica napus cultivar Da-Ae chromosome A1, Da-Ae, whole genome shotgun sequence genomic region harbors:
- the LOC106423043 gene encoding GBF-interacting protein 1-like isoform X1, with amino-acid sequence MGSRGGGGGGVSNAKAGGVPASSRKVVESLKEIVNCSDLEIYAMLVDCDMDPDETVSRLLSQDTFHEVKSKRDKKKETKDPAESWTRSTPNRGARSSGYDGYNTSRGGGNRFKSNERGSVQSVPVNRRENGTRNHWAGSSSTPGVLGRQPPPNSDPTNAEVKKAQPTGSNEAVTSSLLPTPAYQSAWANANPGQRTMADIVKMGRPLHQKKNVAVPRPTESQESGSKAPVKDEWPSIEKQVVSYPTSSSLLKPAAESEVPVDQFSEPRHLTETHLDDLPVASPPASVSNRNLLHDDVDDARDSSEYEDENNKVEPHAFEENRGEDVSASVATGFEQLTIESEEDHETLTKEDKPPVIIPSHLQVHTSECSHLMFGSFGLGLGSGQVGSGLNDNSEETKETEENSSFRHPESDFYREEEEQQLKNAATDEQTSYQIDSTARNYHASSDSETEEAARHEPPPLQEDHQYKFSSPADYGFENSQQLNPPSETNPQMQSLDTFPNAMIVQHQGIQDAREPDLHYSPFPTKYNNPTPSSLSGSMAEALRASSISPQNQMPSGAGEQAAALAQHLALNPYSHQPGMPLGHYGNLMSYPFMPQSYNPYMPSAFQQAFPSGNHHQSMLPQYKTQATAPPVPPPSAYGFGGGGSALSSNFPLNSTSAPNSYEDVLSSQFRDSSHLASSLQQQNEHLAAWHQGQQSNSRVVPGSGYYSHQNQQPPGFRQAQLLQQPSQQQQQQHFGGHGYGSPYHSQAPMSLDHLHHQHQQQQNARDASKQTHQQQLWPNNY; translated from the exons ATGGGCAGTCGAGGCGGTGGCGGCGGCGGCGTAAGTAACGCGAAGGCGGGTGGTGTTCCGGCGTCTAGTAGAAAGGTGGTTGAGAGTTTGAAAGAGATCGTGAACTGTTCTGACTTGGAGATCTACGCGATGCTTGTCGATTGCGATATGGATCCTGATGAAACCGTTAGTCGTCTTCTTTCTCAAG ATACTTTTCACGAGGTGAAGAGCAAACGAGACAAGAAGAAAGAG ACAAAAGATCCAGCAGAGTCCTGGACACGTAGCACACCCAATCGCGGTGCTAGAAGCAGCGGTTATGACGGCTACAACACCTCTCGAGGTGGTGGGAACAGATTTAAATCCAATG AGAGGGGGAGTGTTCAAAGTGTACCTGTAAACAGAAGAGAGAACGGAACACGTAACCATTGGGCCGGCTCTTCTTCAACACCTGGTGTCCTTGGGCGCCAACCTCCACCCAACAGTGACCCTACAAACGCTGAAGTTAAGAAAGCACAACCAACGGGTTCGAATGAAGCAGTGACTTCCTCTTTGCTGCCAACTCCTGCGTATCAATCCGCTTGGGCCAATGCCAACCCCGGGCAGAGAACAATGGCTGATATTGTGAAAATGGGCAGGCCTCTTCATCAGAAGAAGAACGTCGCTGTGCCTCGTCCAACAGAGAGTCAAGAGAGTGGAAGCAAAGCGCCGGTGAAGGATGAATGGCCTTCTATTGAGAAGCAAGTCGTTTCTTAtccaacatcttcttctctcttgaAACCAGCTGCTGAATCTGAAGTACCTGTTGACCAATTTAGCGAGCCTCGGCATCTTACTGAGACACATCTGGATGATCTGCCAGTTGCATCTCCACCTGCTTCAGTATCCAACAGAAATTTGCTTCatgatgatgttgatgatgcTAGAGACTCCTCGGAATATGAAGACGAAAACAACAAAGTGGAGCCACATGCTTTTGAGGAAAATAGAG GTGAAGATGTTTCTGCATCTGTTGCAACTGGTTTTGAGCAACTAACCATAGAGAGCGAAGAAGACCATGAAACATTAACGAAAGAAGACAAACCTCCGGTGATAATCCCCAGTCACCTACAAGTTCATACCTCAGAATGCTCACACCTGATGTTTGGTAGCTTTGGCTTGGGGTTAGGATCTGGCCAAGTTGGTAGTGGCTTGAATGATAACTCGgaggaaacaaaagaaacagaagAGAATTCATCATTCAGACACCCTGAGTCTGACTTCtacagagaggaagaagaacaacaactcAAGAACGCTGCTACTGATGAACAAACATCCTATCAAATCGATTCAACCGCCAGGAACTACCATGCTTCCTCGGATTCTGAAACAGAAGAAGCAGCGCGACATGAGCCTCCTCCTCTTCAAGAAGATCATCAGTACAAGTTCTCATCACCTGCAGATTATGGATTTGAAAACAGCCAACAGTTGAATCCTCCATCAGAGACAAACCCACAGATGCAGAGTCTTGATACCTTCCCCAACGCAATG ATTGTTCAGCATCAAGGCATTCAAGATGCAAGAGAACCTGATCTTCACTACTCACCTTTCCCAACAAAATACAACAATCCCACTCCCTCTTCACTTAGCGGTTCCATGGCTGAG GCACTAAGAGCTTCGAGTATTTCTCCACAAAACCAAATGCCCAGTGGCGCAGGAGAACAAGCAGCAGCTCTTGCTCAACACCTGGCCTTAAACCCATACTCTCATCAGCCTGGGATGCCTTTAGGGCACTATGGTAATCTGATGAGCTATCCGTTCATGCCACAGAGTTACAACCCTTACATGCCTTCAGCTTTCCAGCAAGCGTTTCCGTCTGGTAACCATCATCAGTCTATGCTACCGCAATACAAAACTCAAGCAACTGCTCCTCCTGTTCCTCCCCCCTCTGCCTATGGTTTTGGTGGTGGCGGCTCCGCATTGAGTAGCAACTTCCCTTTGAATTCCACAAGCGCTCCAAACTCCTACGAAGATGTCCTGAGCTCGCAGTTTAGGGACAGCAGTCACTTGGCATCATCGCTTCAGCAGCAG AACGAACACTTAGCAGCATGGCATCAAGGACAACAATCCAACTCACGTGTGGTTCCAGGAAGTGGATATTACAGCCATCAGAATCAACAGCCTCCTGGTTTCCGACAAGCCCAACTACTGCAGCAGCCatctcaacaacaacaacaacagcattTTGGAGGACATGGCTATGGGAGTCCTTACCATTCACAAGCTCCAATGTCACTAGATCATCTCCATCACCAACACCAGCAACAACAAAACGCCAGAGATGCTTCTAAACAGACCCACCAACAACAGTTATGGCCCAACAACTACTGA
- the LOC106423043 gene encoding GBF-interacting protein 1-like isoform X2 — MGSRGGGGGGVSNAKAGGVPASSRKVVESLKEIVNCSDLEIYAMLVDCDMDPDETVSRLLSQDTFHEVKSKRDKKKETKDPAESWTRSTPNRGARSSGYDGYNTSRGGGNRFKSNERGSVQSVPVNRRENGTRNHWAGSSSTPGVLGRQPPPNSDPTNAEVKKAQPTGSNEAVTSSLLPTPAYQSAWANANPGQRTMADIVKMGRPLHQKKNVAVPRPTESQESGSKAPVKDEWPSIEKQVVSYPTSSSLLKPAAESEVPVDQFSEPRHLTETHLDDLPVASPPASVSNRNLLHDDVDDARDSSEYEDENNKVEPHAFEENRGEDVSASVATGFEQLTIESEEDHETLTKEDKPPVIIPSHLQVHTSECSHLMFGSFGLGLGSGQVGSGLNDNSEETKETEENSSFRHPESDFYREEEEQQLKNAATDEQTSYQIDSTARNYHASSDSETEEAARHEPPPLQEDHQYKFSSPADYGFENSQQLNPPSETNPQMQSLDTFPNAMHQGIQDAREPDLHYSPFPTKYNNPTPSSLSGSMAEALRASSISPQNQMPSGAGEQAAALAQHLALNPYSHQPGMPLGHYGNLMSYPFMPQSYNPYMPSAFQQAFPSGNHHQSMLPQYKTQATAPPVPPPSAYGFGGGGSALSSNFPLNSTSAPNSYEDVLSSQFRDSSHLASSLQQQNEHLAAWHQGQQSNSRVVPGSGYYSHQNQQPPGFRQAQLLQQPSQQQQQQHFGGHGYGSPYHSQAPMSLDHLHHQHQQQQNARDASKQTHQQQLWPNNY, encoded by the exons ATGGGCAGTCGAGGCGGTGGCGGCGGCGGCGTAAGTAACGCGAAGGCGGGTGGTGTTCCGGCGTCTAGTAGAAAGGTGGTTGAGAGTTTGAAAGAGATCGTGAACTGTTCTGACTTGGAGATCTACGCGATGCTTGTCGATTGCGATATGGATCCTGATGAAACCGTTAGTCGTCTTCTTTCTCAAG ATACTTTTCACGAGGTGAAGAGCAAACGAGACAAGAAGAAAGAG ACAAAAGATCCAGCAGAGTCCTGGACACGTAGCACACCCAATCGCGGTGCTAGAAGCAGCGGTTATGACGGCTACAACACCTCTCGAGGTGGTGGGAACAGATTTAAATCCAATG AGAGGGGGAGTGTTCAAAGTGTACCTGTAAACAGAAGAGAGAACGGAACACGTAACCATTGGGCCGGCTCTTCTTCAACACCTGGTGTCCTTGGGCGCCAACCTCCACCCAACAGTGACCCTACAAACGCTGAAGTTAAGAAAGCACAACCAACGGGTTCGAATGAAGCAGTGACTTCCTCTTTGCTGCCAACTCCTGCGTATCAATCCGCTTGGGCCAATGCCAACCCCGGGCAGAGAACAATGGCTGATATTGTGAAAATGGGCAGGCCTCTTCATCAGAAGAAGAACGTCGCTGTGCCTCGTCCAACAGAGAGTCAAGAGAGTGGAAGCAAAGCGCCGGTGAAGGATGAATGGCCTTCTATTGAGAAGCAAGTCGTTTCTTAtccaacatcttcttctctcttgaAACCAGCTGCTGAATCTGAAGTACCTGTTGACCAATTTAGCGAGCCTCGGCATCTTACTGAGACACATCTGGATGATCTGCCAGTTGCATCTCCACCTGCTTCAGTATCCAACAGAAATTTGCTTCatgatgatgttgatgatgcTAGAGACTCCTCGGAATATGAAGACGAAAACAACAAAGTGGAGCCACATGCTTTTGAGGAAAATAGAG GTGAAGATGTTTCTGCATCTGTTGCAACTGGTTTTGAGCAACTAACCATAGAGAGCGAAGAAGACCATGAAACATTAACGAAAGAAGACAAACCTCCGGTGATAATCCCCAGTCACCTACAAGTTCATACCTCAGAATGCTCACACCTGATGTTTGGTAGCTTTGGCTTGGGGTTAGGATCTGGCCAAGTTGGTAGTGGCTTGAATGATAACTCGgaggaaacaaaagaaacagaagAGAATTCATCATTCAGACACCCTGAGTCTGACTTCtacagagaggaagaagaacaacaactcAAGAACGCTGCTACTGATGAACAAACATCCTATCAAATCGATTCAACCGCCAGGAACTACCATGCTTCCTCGGATTCTGAAACAGAAGAAGCAGCGCGACATGAGCCTCCTCCTCTTCAAGAAGATCATCAGTACAAGTTCTCATCACCTGCAGATTATGGATTTGAAAACAGCCAACAGTTGAATCCTCCATCAGAGACAAACCCACAGATGCAGAGTCTTGATACCTTCCCCAACGCAATG CATCAAGGCATTCAAGATGCAAGAGAACCTGATCTTCACTACTCACCTTTCCCAACAAAATACAACAATCCCACTCCCTCTTCACTTAGCGGTTCCATGGCTGAG GCACTAAGAGCTTCGAGTATTTCTCCACAAAACCAAATGCCCAGTGGCGCAGGAGAACAAGCAGCAGCTCTTGCTCAACACCTGGCCTTAAACCCATACTCTCATCAGCCTGGGATGCCTTTAGGGCACTATGGTAATCTGATGAGCTATCCGTTCATGCCACAGAGTTACAACCCTTACATGCCTTCAGCTTTCCAGCAAGCGTTTCCGTCTGGTAACCATCATCAGTCTATGCTACCGCAATACAAAACTCAAGCAACTGCTCCTCCTGTTCCTCCCCCCTCTGCCTATGGTTTTGGTGGTGGCGGCTCCGCATTGAGTAGCAACTTCCCTTTGAATTCCACAAGCGCTCCAAACTCCTACGAAGATGTCCTGAGCTCGCAGTTTAGGGACAGCAGTCACTTGGCATCATCGCTTCAGCAGCAG AACGAACACTTAGCAGCATGGCATCAAGGACAACAATCCAACTCACGTGTGGTTCCAGGAAGTGGATATTACAGCCATCAGAATCAACAGCCTCCTGGTTTCCGACAAGCCCAACTACTGCAGCAGCCatctcaacaacaacaacaacagcattTTGGAGGACATGGCTATGGGAGTCCTTACCATTCACAAGCTCCAATGTCACTAGATCATCTCCATCACCAACACCAGCAACAACAAAACGCCAGAGATGCTTCTAAACAGACCCACCAACAACAGTTATGGCCCAACAACTACTGA
- the LOC106423135 gene encoding putative defensin-like protein 27, translating into MAYSRFVFFAFIALSVLLAGVESTEMASDDSVWSSNKGGSLCCNDHPKFGVCTKDSSCNSWCLKGCDNGKGGFCKEKLCHCDC; encoded by the exons ATGGCATATTCAAGATTTGTTTTCTTTGCTTTCATTGCTCTTTCCGTTTTGCTTGCAG gtGTTGAATCCACAGAAATGGCGAGTGACGATTCAGTTTGGTCTTCCAACAAAGGAGGTTCATTGTGTTGCAACGATCACCCAAAGTTTGGAGTATGTACTAAAGATAGCAGCTGCAACAGTTGGTGCCTTAAAGGCTGTGACAACGGGAAAGGTGGCTTTTGCAAGGAAAAACTTTGTCATTGCGACTGCTAA
- the LOC106360866 gene encoding phytochrome E, which yields MGFESSSSAASNMKQPQQKSNTAQQYSVDAGLFADFDHSVYSGKSFNYSKSMISPPNNVPDEHITAYLSTIQRGGLVQPFGCLIAVQEPSFRILGLSDNCIDFLGLSLASTSQPNHLTVKGLIGIDARSLFTPSSGVSLAKAASFTEISLMNPVLVHSRTTTTASHKPFYAILHRIDAGIVIDLEPAKSSDPALTLAGAVQSQKLAVRAISRLQSLPGGDIGALCDTVVEDVQRLTGYDRVMVYQFHDDDHGEVVSEIRRSDLEPYLGLHYPATDIPQAARFLFKQNRVRMICDCNATPVKVVQSDELKRSLCLVNSTLRAPHSCHTQYMANMGSIASLVLAIVTKTKNSSKLWGLVVGHHCSPRYVPFPLRYACEFLMQAFGLQLQMELQLASQLAEKKAMKTQTLLCDMLLRDTVSAIVTQSPGIMDLVKCDGAALYYKGRCWLVGVTPSESQVKELVDWLVENHGDESTGLTTDSLVDAGYPGAVSLGDKVCGVAAAGISLKDYLIWFRSNTASAIKWGGAKHHPKDKDDAGRMHPRSSFKAFLEVAKSRSLPWEVSEIDAIHSLRVIMRESFTISRPVVLSSGGNNGVVGRDASELTSFVCEMVRVIETATAPIFGVDSNGCVNGWNNKTAEMTGLGAGEAMGKSLADEIVQEESRGALESVLSKALRGEEKKNVMLKLRKFGNKDSSSSDVCVLVNSCTSRDYTEKIVGVCFVGQDMTSEKAITDRFIRLQGDYKTIVQSLNPLIPPIFASDENARCSEWNAAMEKLTGWSKHEVIGRMLPGEVFGDLCKVKCQDALTKFLISLYQGIAGGGNVPESSVVGFFSKEGKYIEASLTANKSTNSGGKVIGCFFFLQIINKESSSSSPEVKESAQSLNELAYIRQEIKNPLNGIRFAHKLLESSEISENQRQFLETSDACEKQIATIIEDTDLKSIEEGKLQMETEEFRLESVLDTIISQVMIMLRERKSQLRVEVSQEIKTLPLYGDRVKLQLILADLLRNIVNHAPFPDSWVGIKISPGHKLAHDNNPYIHLQFRMIHPGKGLPSEMLSDMFETREGWVTPDGLGLKLSRKLLEQMNGRVSYVREDERCFFQVDLQVKTRLGVETGSSI from the exons ATGGGATTCGAGAGCTCTTCATCAGCCGCAAGCAACATGAAACAACCACAACAAAAGTCCAACACAGCTCAACAATACTCCGTCGACGCCGGCCTCTTCGCCGACTTCGACCACTCAGTCTACTCCGGCAAGTCCTTCAACTACTCCAAGTCCATGATCTCCCCTCCCAACAACGTCCCCGACGAGCACATCACCGCCTACCTCTCCACCATCCAAAGAGGCGGCCTCGTCCAGCCCTTCGGCTGCCTCATCGCCGTCCAAGAGCCTAGCTTCAGAATCCTCGGCCTCAGCGACAACTGCATCGACTTCCTCGGCCTCTCTCTCGCTTCCACCTCTCAACCAAACCACCTCACCGTCAAGGGTTTGATCGGAATCGACGCCAGGTCCCTCTTCACTCCTTCCTCAGGCGTTTCCTTAGCCAAAGCTGCTTCCTTTACTGAAATCTCGTTGATGAACCCTGTTTTAGTTCACTCCagaaccaccaccaccgcctccCATAAGCCCTTTTACGCTATCCTTCACAGGATAGACGCCGGGATTGTGATTGACTTGGAGCCCGCCAAGTCATCCGACCCGGCGTTGACCCTCGCCGGAGCCGTTCAGTCTCAGAAATTGGCAGTCAGAGCCATCTCGAGGCTCCAGTCGCTTCCTGGAGGAGACATTGGTGCCTTGTGTGACACCGTTGTGGAAGATGTTCAGAGGCTTACCGGCTACGACCGTGTTATGGTCTACCAGTTTCACGATGATGATCATGGTGAGGTTGTTTCGGAGATCAGAAGGTCTGATCTCGAGCCTTACTTGGGTTTGCACTACCCTGCGACTGATATCCCGCAGGCTGCACGGTTCTTGTTTAAACAGAACCGTGTAAGAATGATCTGTGATTGTAATGCCACTCCGGTTAAGGTTGTGCAGAGCGATGAGCTCAAGAGATCTCTTTGTTTGGTGAACTCTACACTAAGAGCTCCTCATAGCTGTCATACTCAGTATATGGCGAATATGGGTTCTATTGCATCTCTTGTTCTTGCTATTGTGACTAAAACCAAAAACTCGAGTAAGCTCTGGGGGTTAGTGGTGGGCCACCACTGTTCTCCTAGATACGTGCCGTTTCCGTTACGTTACGCTTGCGAGTTTCTGATGCAAGCGTTTGGACTCCAGCTTCAGATGGAGCTTCAGTTAGCGTCCCAGCTAGCTGAGAAGAAGGCTATGAAGACGCAGACTTTGCTCTGCGATATGCTTCTCCGTGATACTGTCTCTGCTATCGTGACTCAGTCTCCTGGGATTATGGACCTTGTGAAGTGCGATGGAGCTGCTTTGTACTACAAGGGGAGGTGTTGGCTGGTCGGTGTGACTCCCAGCGAGTCGCAGGTTAAGGAACTGGTGGATTGGCTGGTGGAGAATCACGGTGATGAGTCTACAGGTTTGACTACTGATAGTTTGGTGGATGCTGGTTACCCTGGAGCTGTCTCTCTCGGAGATAAGGTCTGCGGCGTGGCTGCGGCGGGGATCTCTTTAAAAGACTACTTGATTTGGTTCAGGTCTAATACCGCTAGTGCAATCAAATGGGGAGGAGCTAAGCATCACCCCAAGGATAAGGATGACGCGGGGAGGATGCATCCGAGGTCGTCTTTTAAAGCGTTTCTTGAAGTTGCAAAGAGCAGGAGCTTGCCGTGGGAAGTTTCTGAGATCGACGCGATTCATTCCCTGAGGGTGATAATGAGAGAGTCGTTTACTATCTCAAGGCCTGTTGTGTTGTCGTCTGGTGGTAATAACGGTGTGGTGGGGAGAGATGCGAGTGAGCTTACTTCTTTTGTCTGTGAGATGGTTAGAGTGATTGAGACCGCGACTGCGCCTATCTTTGGTGTTGATTCTAATGGATGTGTCAATGGTTGGAATAATAAAACAGCTGAGATGACGGGGTTGGGAGCTGGTGAAGCTATGGGGAAGTCGCTTGCCGATGAGATTGTTCAGGAGGAGTCACGTGGAGCTCTTGAGAGTGTCTTGTCTAAAGCCTTACGaggtgaagagaagaagaacgtGATGCTTAAACTGAGAAAGTTTGGTAACAAggattcatcttcttctgatGTGTGTGTTCTCGTTAACTCATGCACGAGTAGAGACTATACGGAGAAAATAGTCGGTGTCTGCTTCGTTGGCCAAGACATGACTAGCGAGAAGGCAATAACAGATAGGTTCATCAGGCTGCAAGGAGACTACAAGACCATTGTCCAAAGCTTAAACCCTTTGATTCCACCTATATTCGCATCTGATGAGAACGCTCGTTGCTCAGAGTGGAACGCAGCAATGGAGAAGCTCACCGGGTGGTCGAAGCACGAGGTGATTGGGAGGATGCTACCTGGTGAAGTCTTTGGAGATTTGTGTAAAGTGAAGTGCCAAGATGCACTCACAAAGTTCTTGATCTCTCTGTACCAAGGCATTGCTGGTGGTGGTAATGTACCAGAGAGTTCGGTGGTTGGGTTCTTTAGTAAAGAAGGGAAGTACATAGAAGCATCCTTAACGGCGAACAAGAGTACGAATAGTGGAGGGAAAGTCATAGggtgtttcttcttcttgcagATAATCAATAAAGAATCGAGTTCTAGCTCACCAGAGGTGAAAGAGAGCGCTCAGAGTCTCAACGAGTTGGCTTACATAAGGCAAGAGATCAAGAACCCTCTCAACGGTATCCGGTTTGCGCATAAGCTTCTTGAATCCTCAGAGATTTCAGAGAACCAGAGGCAGTTTCTGGAGACTAGTGATGCTTGTGAGAAGCAGATTGCGACAATAATCGAAGACACTGACTTGAAAAGCATTGAGGAAGG CAAGTTGCAAATGGAGACAGAGGAGTTTCGACTTGAGAGCGTCTTGGACACAATCATTAGCCAAGTGATGATTATGTTGAGAGAGAGGAAGTCACAGCTCAGAGTTGAAGTCTCCCAGGAGATCAAAACGCTGCCTCTCTATGGTGACAGAGTAAAGCTTCAGCTCATTCTTGCTGATCTTCTGCGCAACATTGTGAATCATGCCCCGTTTCCAGATAGTTGGGTAGGAATCAAGATCTCACCAGGCCACAAGCTTGCACACGACAATAATCCCTATATCCATCTTCAGTTCAG GATGATACATCCTGGAAAGGGACTTCCTTCAGAGATGCTAAGTGATATGTTCGAGACTAGAGAAGGATGGGTCACGCCTGATGGGTTAGGACTAAAGCTTTCACGGAAATTGCTGGAGCAGATGAATGGTCGTGTGAGTTATGTTAGAGAAGACGAACGTTGTTTCTTTCAAGTGGATCTTCAAGTTAAGACAAGGTTAGGTGTTGAGACTGGTTCAAGCATATAG